In one window of Gudongella oleilytica DNA:
- a CDS encoding ferritin-like domain-containing protein has protein sequence MRTRIDLFKKNHKRTTMGILILLLIISSMFLLAACSTSTEPTKETTPPVQDTSTQAPETTQPIDHNIDIDPAPLTDNDKALSLEGYGAKGAAADKALSVNDMLMYAVQDEYLARAEYLAIIDKFGSQKPYDNIVSAEETHLAFLKEVYVSYGLDFPADDSADHIVIPADLLEAAETGVQAEIDNIAMYELFLTYDLPDNVYEVFTALKSGSESHLLAFQKQVDKLK, from the coding sequence ATGCGAACGAGAATAGATTTGTTTAAAAAAAATCATAAGCGCACGACAATGGGAATATTAATTCTCCTGCTTATTATCAGCAGTATGTTTTTACTAGCTGCCTGCAGCACATCCACTGAACCAACAAAGGAAACTACCCCACCCGTTCAGGATACCTCAACTCAAGCACCTGAAACTACGCAACCTATCGATCATAATATTGACATTGATCCAGCTCCACTAACCGATAACGATAAAGCACTATCACTTGAAGGTTATGGGGCTAAAGGAGCTGCTGCTGATAAAGCTCTGAGTGTCAACGATATGTTGATGTATGCTGTTCAAGATGAATATTTAGCGCGTGCTGAATACTTAGCCATCATAGATAAGTTTGGCAGCCAAAAGCCCTACGACAATATCGTTAGTGCCGAAGAAACACATCTCGCATTTTTAAAAGAGGTATATGTCTCATATGGTCTTGATTTCCCTGCGGATGACTCTGCGGATCACATTGTTATACCCGCCGACCTTCTTGAAGCCGCCGAGACTGGAGTTCAAGCCGAAATTGACAATATTGCGATGTATGAATTATTCTTAACCTATGATCTTCCTGATAATGTATATGAAGTATTCACTGCATTAAAGAGTGGTTCTGAAAGCCATCTGTTAGCGTTCCAAAAGCAAGTCGATAAGTTGAAATAA
- a CDS encoding TetR/AcrR family transcriptional regulator, whose product MLTRTNERTQPEKILLAAYTCISTRGYANVSMRDIADEAGVVLSQLNYYFKNKEGLFKEVVGMMTSKYLKEIKASLEQESTPQKKVKGLINYFKNMLQHNPELFRLLYDFTGLAIWSPVFSSLLSELFKDLSDMIEKYIFNDLQLKELKGYPTKDLSRLILGSMFGTGIQVLLDQDEKLPEALNAMQILFD is encoded by the coding sequence GTGCTTACTAGAACAAATGAACGAACTCAACCAGAGAAAATCTTATTAGCAGCTTATACCTGTATATCGACCAGAGGTTATGCAAATGTTTCAATGAGAGACATTGCTGATGAAGCAGGAGTCGTTTTAAGCCAGTTAAATTATTACTTCAAAAATAAGGAGGGGTTATTTAAAGAAGTTGTAGGAATGATGACTTCAAAGTATTTAAAGGAGATTAAAGCATCATTGGAGCAGGAAAGTACACCCCAGAAAAAAGTAAAAGGCTTGATTAATTACTTTAAAAATATGTTGCAGCATAATCCGGAACTTTTTAGATTGCTCTATGATTTTACGGGTTTAGCTATTTGGTCACCTGTATTCAGTAGTTTGCTTAGTGAATTGTTCAAAGATTTATCGGACATGATTGAGAAGTATATTTTTAACGATCTTCAATTAAAGGAATTAAAAGGCTATCCTACAAAAGACTTGTCTCGCTTGATTTTGGGGTCGATGTTTGGTACAGGGATTCAGGTTTTGCTTGATCAAGATGAAAAATTACCAGAAGCATTAAATGCTATGCAAATTTTATTTGATTAA
- a CDS encoding IS30 family transposase codes for MDYPNNTTDSRKNKHLNYEERMFIQLRLQDGFTPYKIAKQLGRARNTILNEIRRGTTTQIYAKKKVDVYLAATGKAVYDNNRKNSCKPFKRLQCSDFIDYVTKMIKEDKWSPDTCVGRALKSGKFKPSEMVCTKTLYNYIDLGLMRVKNSDLPLKLQYNTKSKRTRKNKRKLGNSIELRPKSVDQRNEFGHWEIDTVIGKKSRGEEVLLTIPDFGRKTNKNK; via the coding sequence ATGGACTACCCTAATAATACCACTGATTCGAGGAAAAATAAACACCTAAACTACGAGGAGCGAATGTTTATTCAACTTCGTCTTCAAGATGGCTTTACCCCCTACAAGATAGCAAAGCAGCTTGGCAGGGCAAGGAATACCATTCTAAATGAAATCAGAAGGGGTACAACAACACAAATATATGCCAAAAAGAAAGTTGATGTATACCTGGCTGCCACAGGCAAAGCAGTCTATGACAACAACCGTAAGAACTCCTGTAAGCCCTTTAAAAGGCTACAATGCAGTGACTTCATAGATTATGTCACCAAAATGATCAAAGAAGATAAGTGGTCACCCGACACATGCGTTGGTCGTGCGCTTAAATCCGGAAAGTTCAAGCCTTCTGAAATGGTATGCACCAAGACTTTGTACAATTACATTGACCTTGGACTTATGAGAGTAAAGAACTCTGACTTACCCCTTAAGCTTCAATACAACACAAAATCAAAACGTACTCGCAAGAATAAGAGGAAGCTTGGCAACAGTATAGAACTACGACCAAAGTCAGTTGATCAGCGCAATGAATTCGGGCACTGGGAGATAGACACTGTAATAGGTAAAAAGTCCAGGGGCGAAGAAGTCTTGCTGACCATACCTGACTTTGGAAGGAAAACAAATAAAAATAAATAG
- a CDS encoding DegV family protein, whose amino-acid sequence MIFITHGDCIEDAEYLKSLILSETVPKDIVINSLGPIIGTHTGPGLVGVFFFRKRKIVMTSVPLRIKNVY is encoded by the coding sequence ATGATATTCATCACCCATGGTGATTGTATTGAAGATGCAGAGTATCTGAAATCTCTGATTTTGAGTGAGACAGTGCCCAAAGATATAGTTATAAATAGTTTGGGACCAATCATAGGGACACATACAGGACCAGGGTTGGTGGGTGTATTTTTTTTTAGGAAAAGAAAGATAGTTATGACGTCCGTTCCGTTAAGAATTAAAAATGTATATTAG
- a CDS encoding phasin family protein — MSGLIEKSVNLGLGLFSYSREKIENVVDELVNKGEVARKDAKDLVNDLVKKGEEQREEFKKMVKDEILDALESKDIARKEDLMGKDEFRKIVREELIDILNEKEIATKKDINELKK; from the coding sequence ATGTCAGGATTAATTGAAAAGTCAGTCAATTTAGGGTTAGGGTTGTTTTCTTACTCTAGAGAAAAAATTGAAAATGTGGTTGATGAGTTGGTGAATAAAGGTGAAGTGGCTAGGAAGGACGCTAAGGATCTGGTTAATGATTTAGTGAAAAAAGGCGAAGAACAACGTGAAGAATTTAAGAAAATGGTCAAGGATGAAATTTTAGACGCACTAGAATCAAAAGATATTGCCCGCAAAGAAGATCTCATGGGAAAAGATGAGTTCAGAAAGATTGTAAGAGAAGAGTTGATTGATATATTAAATGAGAAAGAAATAGCCACAAAGAAGGATATAAACGAACTAAAAAAATAA